In the Piscinibacter sp. XHJ-5 genome, one interval contains:
- a CDS encoding aldolase, translating into MTTSDHSTFDSPDIRRLRSDLALALRAADYHGLSEGICNHFSVALPDGSPRFLINPRGLHWSEIGAADIVMVDAAGAKLAGRHEVEPTAMFIHAAVHGIARKACVLHTHMPYATALTLTEARALDTTLSQGAMRFHGRIAVDRRYNGLALDMAEGERIAHAMAGADVVFLANHGVIVCGERLDHAYDDLYYLERACQLQVIAASTGVPAAPVDRALAARVSQQTAGERLQSELFFKALRRMLGEP; encoded by the coding sequence CTCACCCGACATCCGCAGGCTGCGCAGCGACCTGGCGCTCGCGCTTCGTGCCGCGGACTATCACGGCCTCTCGGAGGGCATCTGCAATCACTTCAGCGTGGCCTTGCCGGACGGCAGCCCGCGCTTCCTGATCAACCCGCGCGGGCTGCACTGGAGCGAGATCGGGGCGGCCGACATCGTCATGGTGGATGCCGCGGGCGCCAAGCTCGCGGGTCGGCACGAGGTCGAGCCGACGGCGATGTTCATTCACGCCGCGGTGCACGGCATCGCGCGCAAGGCCTGCGTGCTGCACACCCACATGCCGTACGCGACCGCGCTCACCCTGACCGAGGCCCGCGCACTCGACACGACACTCTCGCAAGGCGCGATGCGCTTTCATGGGCGAATCGCGGTCGACCGCCGCTACAACGGGCTCGCGCTCGACATGGCGGAAGGTGAGCGCATCGCGCACGCGATGGCCGGCGCCGACGTCGTCTTCCTCGCCAACCACGGCGTCATCGTCTGCGGCGAGCGGCTGGACCACGCCTACGACGATCTCTACTACCTCGAGCGTGCCTGCCAGCTGCAGGTGATCGCTGCGTCGACCGGCGTGCCGGCGGCGCCGGTCGACCGCGCCCTGGCGGCGCGCGTGTCCCAGCAGACCGCGGGCGAACGGCTGCAGTCGGAGCTCTTCTTCAAGGCGCTTCGTCGCATGCTGGGCGAGCCCTGA
- the infA gene encoding translation initiation factor IF-1, whose amino-acid sequence MAKEELIEMSGIVNEILPDSRFRVTLDNGHQLVAYTSGRMRKHHIRILAGDNVSLEMSPYDLSKGRITFRHLERRGPAPAALPRRRP is encoded by the coding sequence ATGGCCAAGGAAGAACTCATCGAGATGAGCGGCATCGTGAACGAGATCCTTCCGGACTCTCGCTTTCGCGTCACGCTCGACAACGGCCATCAGCTCGTGGCCTACACCTCGGGTCGGATGCGCAAGCACCACATCCGCATCCTCGCAGGCGACAACGTGTCGCTGGAGATGTCGCCTTACGACCTCAGCAAGGGACGCATCACGTTCCGCCACCTCGAGCGTCGCGGCCCGGCGCCGGCGGCGTTGCCACGACGTCGTCCTTGA
- a CDS encoding glutathione S-transferase: MQLIGMLDSPYVRRIAVSLQLLGLPFEHRSVSVFRGFDEFSRINPVVKAPTLVCDDGTVLMDSTLILQYAEGLAGVRRSLMPTGAAERQHALRVIGLALAGCEKTVQIVYEHGLRPAEKVHAPWLARITAQALAAYGALEEELARRPPAADSASIDQAGVTAAVVWHFTQSMLPQVVPAKDFPVLQAFTARAEQMAQFRAAPHGDGTYPV, from the coding sequence ATGCAATTGATCGGCATGCTCGATTCGCCCTATGTGAGGCGCATCGCCGTTTCGCTTCAGCTCCTGGGCCTGCCCTTCGAGCACCGCTCGGTCTCGGTGTTCCGGGGCTTCGATGAGTTCAGCCGCATCAACCCCGTCGTCAAGGCCCCGACCCTGGTCTGCGACGACGGCACGGTGCTCATGGATTCCACGCTGATCCTGCAGTACGCCGAGGGACTCGCCGGCGTGCGACGCAGCCTGATGCCGACCGGTGCCGCCGAGAGGCAGCACGCGCTGCGTGTCATCGGGCTCGCGCTGGCGGGTTGCGAGAAGACCGTGCAGATCGTCTACGAGCACGGCCTTCGGCCTGCGGAGAAGGTGCATGCCCCCTGGCTGGCGCGCATCACCGCGCAGGCCCTGGCCGCCTATGGGGCGCTGGAAGAGGAGCTTGCGCGACGACCGCCCGCGGCCGACAGCGCGAGCATCGATCAGGCCGGCGTGACGGCCGCGGTCGTCTGGCACTTCACGCAGAGCATGCTGCCCCAGGTGGTTCCGGCGAAGGACTTTCCGGTGCTGCAGGCCTTCACGGCGCGCGCCGAGCAGATGGCGCAGTTTCGTGCGGCGCCGCATGGGGATGGCACCTATCCGGTGTAG
- a CDS encoding sigma-70 family RNA polymerase sigma factor, which yields MEDASTLTPSPEGELAGCIAASSPGQALEAEARLYRLLAPRVRRYGLRHLRDADAASDLMQHVMVLVIERLRSGDVREPQRIVSFVLGACRMTVLEMRSRQARREALLEQHGELLAIADIAVEPRHDHERVAACLERLSERERSVILMSFYEERPAEDVAGTLGLSPGNVRVIRPPRHRAAARLRRRGEERGMSAHLEFDGLLAYWLGETDEASTSAIDEHLLGCDACGAQLDELIALARGVREALAAGLIGAFVAPAFVAALAQRGAKVREYRVPPGASVACGVAPGDDVLVARYPARLEGLQRVDAVVQTSLDAAERRLEDIPFDAASGEVVWLARLALVRTLPAHRIHVRLLAGERVIGRYTLDHSV from the coding sequence ATGGAAGACGCATCGACGCTGACGCCGTCGCCCGAGGGCGAGCTGGCCGGCTGCATCGCGGCGAGCTCGCCGGGCCAGGCATTGGAGGCCGAAGCCCGGCTCTATCGCCTGCTGGCGCCGCGGGTGCGGCGCTATGGACTGCGCCACCTGCGCGATGCCGACGCCGCGTCCGACCTCATGCAGCACGTCATGGTGCTGGTGATCGAGCGGCTGCGCAGCGGCGACGTGCGCGAGCCGCAGCGCATCGTGTCCTTCGTGCTCGGCGCCTGCCGCATGACGGTGCTGGAGATGCGCAGCCGCCAGGCGCGCCGCGAGGCACTCCTGGAGCAGCACGGCGAGCTGCTGGCCATCGCCGACATCGCCGTCGAGCCGCGCCACGACCACGAGCGTGTCGCCGCGTGCCTCGAAAGGCTGTCCGAACGCGAACGCTCGGTGATCCTGATGAGCTTCTACGAAGAGCGCCCGGCCGAGGACGTGGCCGGCACGCTGGGCCTGTCGCCCGGCAACGTGCGGGTCATCCGCCCACCGCGGCATCGCGCGGCTGCGCGCCTGCGTCGGCGAGGCGAGGAACGCGGCATGAGCGCACATCTCGAGTTCGACGGGCTGCTCGCCTACTGGCTGGGTGAGACCGATGAAGCGTCCACCTCGGCGATCGACGAGCACCTGCTCGGATGCGATGCCTGCGGCGCGCAGCTGGACGAGCTGATCGCGCTGGCGCGAGGCGTGCGCGAAGCGCTTGCCGCCGGCCTCATCGGCGCATTCGTCGCGCCGGCGTTCGTTGCCGCGCTGGCGCAGCGAGGCGCCAAGGTGCGCGAGTACCGCGTGCCCCCCGGCGCAAGCGTGGCTTGCGGCGTGGCGCCGGGCGACGACGTGCTGGTCGCACGCTATCCGGCGCGGCTGGAGGGACTGCAGCGGGTCGATGCAGTGGTGCAGACCTCGCTCGATGCGGCGGAGCGCCGTCTGGAGGACATTCCCTTCGATGCGGCCTCCGGAGAGGTCGTGTGGCTGGCCCGGCTGGCGCTGGTGCGCACGCTGCCGGCGCATCGGATTCACGTGCGCCTGCTGGCGGGGGAACGGGTGATCGGCCGCTATACGCTCGATCACAGCGTGTGA
- a CDS encoding MBL fold metallo-hydrolase, producing the protein MVTNPHTGTNVHEIAAGIYRINTPVELPGDAGSFSFNQYLVVDDEPLLFHTGPRRLFPLVSEAISRLMPLERLRYVGLSHVEADECGALNDLLAAAPQAVPLCGRIAALVSIGDLADRPPRVLADGETLSLGRHQLRWFDTPHLPHGWDCGLPMDTTTRTFFCGDLFTQPGRGDVPLTRADILGPSEAFRQPMDYFAHTPGTSALLARLGAERPETLACMHGSAWEGDAQALLRHLAEALATGRRG; encoded by the coding sequence ATGGTCACGAATCCGCACACCGGCACCAACGTGCACGAGATCGCCGCCGGCATCTACCGCATCAACACGCCGGTCGAGCTGCCCGGCGATGCAGGGTCGTTCAGCTTCAACCAGTACCTCGTCGTCGATGACGAGCCGCTGCTGTTTCACACCGGCCCGCGACGCCTCTTTCCGCTCGTCAGCGAGGCCATCTCTCGGCTGATGCCGCTCGAGCGGCTGCGCTATGTCGGGCTGTCGCACGTCGAAGCCGACGAGTGCGGCGCGCTGAACGACCTGCTGGCGGCGGCGCCGCAGGCCGTGCCGCTGTGCGGTCGCATCGCCGCGCTGGTCTCGATCGGCGACCTCGCCGACCGGCCGCCGCGTGTCCTGGCCGACGGCGAGACGCTCTCGCTCGGACGGCACCAGCTGCGCTGGTTCGACACGCCGCATCTTCCGCACGGCTGGGACTGCGGTCTGCCGATGGACACGACGACGCGCACGTTCTTCTGCGGCGATCTGTTCACCCAGCCGGGCCGCGGCGACGTGCCGTTGACGCGCGCGGACATCCTCGGCCCCAGCGAAGCGTTCCGTCAGCCGATGGATTACTTCGCGCACACGCCGGGGACTTCCGCGCTGCTGGCGCGGCTGGGCGCCGAGCGGCCCGAGACGCTGGCCTGCATGCACGGCAGCGCCTGGGAAGGCGACGCGCAGGCGCTGCTGCGCCATCTCGCCGAGGCGCTCGCCACCGGTCGCCGGGGCTGA
- a CDS encoding trypsin-like peptidase domain-containing protein, giving the protein MGGNDGFLLDAYSQTVSGVVERAGPSVASVRVRGHARDRDAPLGGGSGFLFTPDGYLLTNSHVVRAGAQAPAKRHQVSLSDGREFEARWVGDDPDTDLAVLCIDGMSRGTLAPLPFGRSALLRRGEIAVAIGNPLGFEHTVTAGIVSALGRSMRAGTGRLIPDVIQTDAALNPGNSGGPLLNGRGEVVGVNTAIIRGAQSISFAVAIDIAGWVIPQLLQHGRVRRGYLGVGGATAALDRRVMLAFSLTQTHAVRVSAVEPGSPAAHAGLHEGDLIVGIDGVTIDSVDRLHQTLDASRVHKDCVLKVLRGNHAGQPLYITVRPSEHAGR; this is encoded by the coding sequence TTGGGCGGCAACGACGGGTTCCTTCTCGATGCCTATTCGCAGACGGTGAGCGGTGTGGTCGAGCGCGCCGGCCCCAGCGTCGCCTCGGTGCGCGTCCGGGGCCACGCGCGCGACCGCGATGCGCCGCTGGGAGGCGGCTCGGGGTTCCTGTTCACGCCCGATGGCTACCTGCTGACCAACTCGCACGTCGTGCGCGCGGGCGCACAGGCGCCGGCGAAGCGGCACCAGGTTTCGCTGAGCGACGGCCGCGAGTTCGAAGCACGCTGGGTCGGCGACGATCCGGACACCGATCTCGCCGTGCTGTGCATCGACGGCATGTCGCGCGGCACGCTGGCGCCGCTGCCCTTCGGTCGCTCCGCACTGCTCAGGCGCGGCGAGATCGCGGTGGCGATCGGCAATCCGCTCGGCTTCGAGCACACCGTGACGGCCGGCATCGTGAGTGCGCTCGGGCGCAGCATGCGCGCCGGCACCGGGCGGCTCATCCCCGACGTGATCCAGACCGATGCGGCGCTCAACCCCGGCAACTCCGGCGGGCCGCTGCTGAACGGCCGCGGCGAGGTGGTCGGCGTCAACACCGCCATCATCCGCGGCGCCCAGTCGATCAGCTTCGCCGTCGCCATCGACATTGCGGGCTGGGTGATTCCGCAGCTGCTCCAGCACGGCCGCGTGCGCCGCGGCTACCTGGGCGTGGGCGGCGCGACGGCGGCGCTCGACCGGCGCGTGATGCTCGCCTTCAGCCTGACGCAGACGCATGCGGTGCGCGTGTCGGCGGTCGAGCCCGGCAGCCCGGCGGCGCACGCGGGGCTCCACGAAGGCGACCTCATCGTCGGCATCGACGGCGTCACCATCGATTCGGTCGACCGCCTGCACCAGACGCTGGACGCGAGCCGGGTGCACAAGGACTGTGTGCTCAAGGTGCTGCGCGGCAACCATGCCGGCCAGCCGCTGTACATCACGGTGCGGCCCAGCGAGCACGCTGGTCGCTGA